The DNA region TTAGGAGTTTCGTTCCATCCCGCAAGGTAGTGAAGTGTCGGTTTTCGTTCTCGGACAATTATCCGGTATCCGTTGGTAGGCTTCGGCTCATAGAGCGGCCGGGAGCCCTGGTCTATCTGCCGCAATGGGATAGAAAGGAGGGCGGTTCCTCAACCGGCAGATAGGTCAGTTTGACACAGTTTGAGGAACCAGGTAAAGACTTGCATCGCAGGATAACCCAGCAGATGCTGGACGATGCTCGAAGGATCTTGAACCTGCCAGAAAAGGCCACGCTCGATCAGATCAAGGTCGCTTACAGAACCATGGCCCTCAGATACCACCCGGATAAATGTCCCTCCGAAGAGTGCGAGCGGATGATGCGTAAGGTCAATGAGGCCTATGAGCTGTTGATGAGCTTCTGTCAGAACTATCTCTATGTCTTCAGGGTGGAAAACACACTGCGCGAGGAAGACTGGGAGGAATGGTTGGACAGGTTCTATCCCGATTTCTAACCGTCTTATCCACACAGGGGTTAAAGGTGACGGTGAGGATCATAGCAGATCTTTGGGGATACACATCTTCACGGCCTTAAGGGGGTTGACGATCTGTGATATCTCCAGATCACAGACGGTGCTCAGCAACGCGAACGCCTCCCTCTCCGAAATGCCCAGTCTCTGAGCAAGCCATCTTCGGCTCAGCGAGATGACATCATCTGCCGCTCGATCAAGCGTCTCCGCCGCCGTTATAATGCAGATATGAGAGGGGGTTTCGACCATCGGTTTGCGCGGCAGATCGGGGTGGACGAGGTTCACCCGTACGGTGATCCTCCCACCGATCTCTATACCCTGACCGCAGACCTCGCCATCCCCCTGAAGGGCATGTATATCGCCCATCGCCAAAAGAGCGCCTTCGACCTGAACGGGCAGATACACCTTCGAGCCTACCGTCACCTCCTTGGTGTCCAGATTGCCGCCGTGATCTCCCGGCATGGAGTTTCTAAAGCTCCCCTCAGCAGGCGCGACGCCTATCACACCGATCACCGGTTTAATCGGCATCCTCAATCCCCCCGGAAGGATCGCCTCGCCATCCGATATCGGGAAGGCCACTCTGTTGGCGAACCCTCTGTCGCCCACCTTGACGTCGAGGATTTCGACGCACAACGTATCGCCCGGCCTGGCGCCTTCGATCGCAACAGGACCTGTCGCCGGGTTGGTTTTGGATCTATCGATCTCATCCAGCGATTCAGGAAACCTGGAC from Candidatus Poribacteria bacterium includes:
- a CDS encoding J domain-containing protein: MHRRITQQMLDDARRILNLPEKATLDQIKVAYRTMALRYHPDKCPSEECERMMRKVNEAYELLMSFCQNYLYVFRVENTLREEDWEEWLDRFYPDF
- a CDS encoding acetamidase/formamidase family protein — encoded protein: MRYIVSDEHRVYEMSPSNPPALEVPPGSEVTFITRDCFDGQVDWSRFPESLDEIDRSKTNPATGPVAIEGARPGDTLCVEILDVKVGDRGFANRVAFPISDGEAILPGGLRMPIKPVIGVIGVAPAEGSFRNSMPGDHGGNLDTKEVTVGSKVYLPVQVEGALLAMGDIHALQGDGEVCGQGIEIGGRITVRVNLVHPDLPRKPMVETPSHICIITAAETLDRAADDVISLSRRWLAQRLGISEREAFALLSTVCDLEISQIVNPLKAVKMCIPKDLL